gtgaattaaattatattaaaactgaTAACAGcgtacattttttaatgcagCCGCTCTACTGTGCAAGAGTCTTTTAATTCCATACTTTGAATGTTAATTCAATAAAGTGtggttaattatatttaaaaataatcctaTGCTGCGTCGgtgtttttatatctttaaattacttctctaattatattttacgattgCGGTATTTCTTGTGcaagaattttttacaagCCATATCAGCGGAtggttttaataaatttttacacgtTCTGGATTATGCGAATGAAATTTACTGCACTGATGTTAAATGGCATTATCGATATTAGCATTACAATTATCGGTATGTTTTCGTTTCTCATtgagaatatgaaaaataaagcatAACCGCGATAAAGCCAATTTCGTCCGCATGAATTGCGAAATAATGCACGGGCTTCCGCAATCACAGAAGTGATCACGCGTTTAAACGATTCAGTAAAATTAAAGTGCCGGATTTCTCATTCGAAAGCGGTATTTAATGTATGATTAGTGTACAAACGGCGGATTGATACTATCGTTGTTTAAAAATCTGCAGTTTTGTCCCGCGCGAATAAATGAAACAGAAGTTTGCGTGCCACAGATGGGAGGGAAAAAGAATTCTCCGTGAATCCTATGTATTCCAAAACTTGTGGTGCAGGATGCGCAGTTTATGTGGAAAGTTGAAAACAACTTTCCACGCTCACAGggcgaaacattttttacggGACGCGCTCAAAAATGTGACTATGAATAAATCTTCTGTCGGAAATAACAGTTGCTATGAAGTCACCGGTCTTAAAATCACTCCAAAAAGCATGTGATTTATAGATGTCAAGCGAGCATGCAATGTGATCCCCGTTAGCGGATATACCTGTGCCATACTGCTTGAAAAAGGCATTAAAAGCGCGCGATCTTTCTTGCATTTTATCATgcaaaaacttcttttattttacaatatattagattttattatcatattgtATATTCGTGACCCTCTTCGAAAATTTACAACGGATAAATTAAGTCTTTAGCAAAATAGCTTgcgcaatataattaaaattaaaatcgtcaTAACTCTCAGTACTCAGTTACGCACAAGATTTTTGCGTGAAATTTCATTACCGACTCTCTGGACGTGTTATTTTCAggataataactttttattctttttgaaTCCGCGAAGttatgaaaaaaagttataaaaatccATAATACATGCGGAGCCACTGGCCACATGATCGTACATGAAAGTGAAGTGCGATATGAGAGATgcaatttccatttttaaaatgtGATTTCGAAAGGTTAGATTTAAAGGTTAAATTTTCACGTATTCTTCCGAATCTGCCTTTTACTCGCgatttttttatggaataataaatataaaattctttatgcCTTTGTTTGTTATTGCGTACAGTAACGGTGACTTGAACGATCTTCTCTGATTTCTTTGTTCTAAGAAACAGAGGCAGGATTTTCACATTCGAGCAATCAAAGCGCATTCAAAGACTTTTCAAGGCTATTGACTCGCGATGCCGCAAAGCCCAAACAACGGTGTAATATTAGAAGTTTTCAATGCGTCGTCTGTGAACTCGAATTGTAGATCGCGAACAATCGCCAACTTTTGCGTCATGCTCGCGCATTTGTATTCGCTGTCGCatatgttattgttgaagCCGTTTTAAGCGAATGGTTACACACATTGTTGATTTTCATCGGATAGCGCGCAGAGTCGATAGTCGACGCATTCACGGCACGACAGTTACTTTAATTAAGTCGCGTCATGTTACATGATTACGATATAACGTAAAGGGATTTATGTCAACGGCGTGTTTATTTTCGTTTCGTTACACAAATCGTTTATTTGCATATCGAgaaatcgatatatttattttgtactaaCATATTCTTGTGgtatataatgttaatttaaaatgatattccgcaaacattgattaattaatcctccaataataaataattttcatcttttGATAAAGAAATGCAAAGTgtgcttttatataattataatcttttttaattaattttctaagaTAGCATTTCTAGAAGTATTTTCATGTCAAATTATGTAATCGAAATAGGATAAAGTGCACTATTACATTTTCCGAAATATTCCAAACTTTGTGTACTTCCATTTGGTTGATGATACGACAGCACTTTGCCGGGTGCCTTAATGGGTTCTTTGCCTTTCTTGTGCGCATTTACTAGCGACATATTACCAGCCTGCATCGAGGAGCCTGTATTCACGAGGACGGAAGCGTTTGTAGCAAGTAACGGCGGTAAACTCGAtcgtagaaaataataatcttgtcGACGGCGTGCGTGGCTGTGTGCATCACGGTTTACGCGTATATATAGCGACACACACTTATGCAGGACGCCGCTCGTGGGCTCATCGATATTGACAAAGTTACGTTCAGTCTCCCACGCGATAGTATGGCTGCCTGTCGCTCGAGGAAAATAGTCTTTCAGAGTTCATCAGCCGTAGGTGATGGAAACCGGCCGTCTAATACACAATGGCTAATTTAAATCCGTGAAAAAACTATGTACATCGCATACAATGCGTTTATATCGGGTTTCACGGTGCGGTCGGGCatagtaaacattttataaatatcagagAGAATGGGAAAATCGCTTTTggttttttgcttttttttgcTGCTCTAATGATcctgcaaatatttattcctttttattttttaaaaagttagatTGCGAGAAATAGAGTTGTTTTTCCAAGCTAACAAGAATTACGATGAAAAAGTTTTCAAGTTAAACGAGCGATGTTTTAAATGAAGTGTGGAATGTTTTGTGTATTTTCCacgaaatattaaactctttCCCTTCATAGAGTTTAATTTCTTCATCGTGCCATAGTATCCGACTAGTTTCATATCGATATATGCATGTTGTTAGAAGCAAGGATAGAAGCATATCACTCCCTTGTCTTGATAAACGCATATATAGTGCCCATCGCTGCTCTGTGATACGTCATGCGATAAATTCATATCAGCCTCGCACGTTAGCTAGACATTTAGGTAATCCTGTATCAGCGGTAGCCTATAGTCATGTTCGATTGTTGTTATCTGGCATTCAGTCGAGATGTTTCGTGTAAGACATTAGATGGTTCCTCAACGCTGATATTCTGATAGGTACAACGTAATTGACTTTAGATTtgtagtataaataattttataaatatgctaAATATAACTTTAGACATTTagtattcattaaattaaagtttgataTTACTCatgaaagatataatattttaatgataattatagttataattacacagtatattataattataattatattaacattacaGTAATGATTTTGAtgtaattttacattgaataaTTCAACTCGCGAAGTAaacatgaatattatttactggCAAATAATGACTTTATAATTGTCAGATAAAGCTCTTTTGTATTGCATATATTCATCGTTTACACAagtacacatatacatatatgcatgtaATGATAGAACTGTATGCACTGAGCGTAAGAGCATCCACGAGAATGCGAGGCGTGGAAAATCTCTTTTTGACGTATGTCGCTACATTAACTTTTCGTCGAGTTAGAATGTTTGCAAATCCGATACGAGAGCGTTCATTTATGAATAAACGCAGCGTGCCTGTCTGTGTATTTATCTGTGGCGTGCAAAAGTTACGTAACTATTACGCTGTTATGACCAGCTGATCAGTTGATTAACAGATGAGTGAGTCAAGGTTGAGGGAGAACGACTTGCTTCTTCGGTCGATTCGGTTTTAGATTGAGATCACTCAGGATTCGCCGCGGGTCGATTTAATCATCAATATCTTTACGGGACAAACCTACAGCGAACTAATATAAGTTTGAAAATTGAGTTCTAATAagtctaaaattatttatttcaactgATTGATTTACCAAGTGCCATCGATTTATCATTGATTAAttacgaaaagaaaattaattctcgGCACGGTAGTATATGAAACAGCGGCGCACTCAACGTAGGttagacatgtatatatatatacgcttGGTAGCtgcaataaaagtttttcagACAGCGTATTTATACACCCTACGGCTACAGCGAGCGTTTTATAGAcggtgtatatatatattgtccaTACCAAAAGAGTTAAAGAGTTAAAGAATCTgatgttctttttctttgtaatttaaagtAGCTTTTTTTCGTACATTATGTGATATTTCGGTAGGAATTTTGCGAAATGATAGTTTGATTTCGTTATTCGATAAACGGTATATTGGTATGCAGTTACCCGCCAATTATCTGCagttaatattacattaaaggCTCGATATTCATTTCCTTTGAGTATCAATTTATTCTCCAATGAAACAAAAGTATTCGCGATAGTATTAATAGTATACGAATAAAAAGCGCTCTTTCCGTGCATTTTTCAGTTATTTCATCTGACTATATAATTCTCTCGcgaattgcaaattattcgcAAAGTATCGCGGCGGAGGTTTCACTCGGAAGTTCCGTCGCGAAGAAAATTACAAGAGCCACTCGTAAAATTGCAATCGATGAACTTGTCGGAGCACGGTTGGGTAATTGTCACGACTGTCCCTCGTAAGtaaagtgaaaattattatgcacCTCGTGTCTGCGGTCGCTATACCCGACAGTGGCATTGTCTCGCAGATCCTGTGATAATACCGGACACACCGACAGCAGCTCTTTGCTCACGCCTTTGTACTCGTGCAAAATCCTGTAATTTAAGTGGCGCTCGAAGGCTAGCTTTACTGCTAGTTCGCTTATAGCTTACAAGATGGAACAAAGGCACATGGCGATAAACTCATCCGCGATTTCTGTGAGCAGATTTTTCGTGACATCTCGGAGTGTCGTTGTTCACGCGTAACGTGTATTACAGGACATGTTGCGCGCATTACGGAATATACGGAAAGAGAGAtgaaaagataagaaaaacaattttctcgcgTTTACGCTATTTAGAATTACGAGGATAATAACGGTcttgtatatcttttttttagattgcaattttaaaacgCGATTCTTTTGGAAATCACATTATTCTTTTTGTATTGCTCTTCGACTTCTTACGCGccttttataaaagtaatcgCGAACGACCTATTCAATTAATTCATGATCCAACAGGTTGAAAGGATTGTTACTGCTCGCGAGCAAAGTGTCGGAGGCTGATGGTTGTTTGTTCAGGTTGATAGGTTGGTCATGACTGATCAGAGCTATCTAGACTActgaataaatttacaatcgGAGACGAGGGCGTGCGGCACGAGTCACTAAATTACAACAGGTCATGATAGAGGATCAGATGCAATGATCACATAAAGTTCTTAGCGTCTGCGAAGTTGTAATAAAATCGGTTTGCCAATGCGCGAAATCTAATTGCGCCGCTTACGAATGGTAAAGGTTCGTACACGGTTTGTAtaagtttgaaaattgcttcaagtaaaatattatgtatttcttgaaaaaaaggTTATTTAGCTAATTTTGTACCCCGTTTGTAATGCACGAGTTGTAATTTGTTGAATAATTTAGTTACTTATTTCCCTATGAAATCACCTAAGAATTATTggcttttaattttcatattatgtaCTTGAGTTATGTAGGTATCTCTGTCCTGCCTTTCAAAAGCATGCACCGGCTTTAATACGTCCACAGTAGATGTAATTATATGaacataatacaattaacTACGCGAGAGACGTTAAACAGCGAGACTTAAAATAGTTTCATGATCAGTTATGGCAATTTTGACCAaacgtttataatattttccttataataaaattacttactaagctttaataaaaatttaaaatgctaTTGGCGACTAATTTTTATCacgttttaaattaaaaccgatttaattaattttaaatttattagaagtATGAAGGATTGAGTAAAAAGGGATATATCTTTTCACAGAATTATTAAAAGCTTTTTGTAAAGAAGTTAACAGTACTGCGAAGTCCTTGTGACCATTTTTTCAAAGCTATTTTCAGATTCTTGCAGAGCAATTTGCAGAAACATGTGCTAAACTCCGggcaaattttactttttttctggATTATTCATCGAAAGCAAATTTTTCACGGAATCGAAGAAATCCTTCGCGTAGTTTCGAAACGCCAACGAGCCTTGATAGACGCTCGACTAATTTGAAAGCTCTGTCGATAGATGCACCGAGTCTGTGTggaaagttattttgcaatgttaCCCGGAGTGTTCCAGAATACTTGGTGAGCGACGACGGTCGAGAGAAATTTCAAGAATTCTTATTTCGCGAAAGGTACGCGATGGTATTTAAGGTGGTATAAAGAAAGCGTAACTGAGAATGCAATTCACGCGTTTCAACTTCGGATAACGTATGTGAAGAATTATGTTATTCCAAGCAACTCCAACTCGTTAGAGACATATTTGTCCGCCATCGCATGTCTATTTTTGTAGCGTTGACTTCGAAACTTAACTCAGATACATAGGAGATCAAACTTTAACAGCACATTTGATTGATTGTGTCTGTACAAGGATATCCTAATAGCTATTGTGCGTATGATCGTCTAGTACATATTAGATGGCCAAGACGACCGTTTAATGCAACAATGTCGTGATATTGCAACAATGGGCAATTCCTGATCAATAGGTGTTCGATTGATTTGTATCTATGGTTAGTACGTTGAATTCAGAGCCAACAGTAGTTTCATTCCCCCGGTAACTGTCGAATCGCGGTAAGGTGTCGTCAATCATTGCGAtgcgattaattaatcataGTGCGTTACAGTTTCGATCATCCGGTCGATTGTGAACTATAACGATGTCTCTCGTGAGAGTCGAAAACAGATGTTACAAGATGCGAGATGATCCCCCGGGGTTAACTTTGCACAGAGTTATGGTGCCAATACGTCTATTCCAGACTTATTTCAGCTTGTATCACTGAAGACGGGGAGAATCTATTCCATTGGGGATTCCTAGGTCTCAACATTATATTACAGTTTCCTGATGATACTTTATAACCTACTGCGTAATACTCGTGTATACGATAAGAAATAGTGATCTTAGATATAAAGATGAAATGAATAATATGCGTTGGAAAAAGTGTGATAGTCTCTAAAAATATGTGTCAACACAATCGGTTTATgagatgattaaaataatcgttatgtaatttgttatgcatatatttgtACAAGTTTGTTATCGAGCTTTCAGAATCTTAACATTGTTACGTACGAGCGCTACTGTGTTTGAACAGGACGATTAATTTCTACATAAAGTCATAGCTGTACGGGAATTAAGCACGCATTGTTATACGGAAATCGGGCGTGCATTCTGTTCACGCGGGTGAAATCGGGCGCGGCTTTGATCTTCCAAACTAAATAGCACAGTTTGCGTAGACTTCAAAGTGGATTACTTGGggataaatgtatttatgaaATCTCGACCGAAGCGGTTGAAAGAGTATTTTTGGAATAGTATTCGCAGTGTGAATTCAAACTAAAtcgaaaatacatatatacaaaaaatttatatgttctcatattttttggaataactttgcaagagaaaaaaagattacatATGAATGCAAATGAAAGCAAtatattgtgataaatttttttctttttcttgtaaaattgttCCATAAAAGATAGGATgtgttgcaaatattttttcacatatgtatatgaattTGAGAATAGCGGCCAAGTTGCTTTTTTCGGCAGTTTGTTTCGCTACCGAGGGAAAAACCATATTGCTCTGCGTGCAACTAAATATGAAAACCGACCATTCAATTGATCGGACTCTGCCAAATGGATCGGATAAATCAATACGCGCAAACAAGGCGCAAATCATTCCACAAAGTAAACCAGAGCGACAATTTGTCAATATATCGTAAGCCCTTTTTTCGTAGcgattatgtttattattagatagaaagttaatatataacataatacatAACAACATATAGAAATCCCTCgccatatttatatttatgatttaaacatatttttcgttGATAATCAGAAAAatcttgttattattaaaattcgattttttctttctttaaaaataagattttgttatatgtttctaaaatttttttaaaattattacaaacgcTTTCTCATAactttgtatatgtatatttatgttagtaaaaattattgtttaaaaataaaataactaatattgatttttctcGTTATTTCAGGTGAGTTTGGAGTTATTCTACTACATTCTGTTAAATGTCAGCATCATACTGTAAGtcgatatttctattttatgatATCACACGACTGTTTTACACATCGTTTTACTGTTGATAAGGAAAGCTTCTCTGTTCTCTTATCAGCACCGGTACGGTAGATTTCTGACGCACAAACTTACTAGTAAGCGATACCGACAGCTGTATTCTCTTATCAGCTGTAACGACTGTAGATAAAGTTACTGCAATCGACATcacttgaaatataaattttataccatAATATGGTTTCcacagaaataataatttacgtaaGGTAACTGAGCaagtttattttgaaaattgaaagcTTCAGCTAATTGAAAACATTAGCTGATAATGTCCAGCACTTGTGTATTCGTAGTAGCTAAcgattatagtaaaaattctggtttacacattttaacatgagatataaaaactcatgaaattttatcatatgtaGAAAGAGTGAAGATTTACTATATCAAattgatatttgtttcttgctatttgaataacaaattaaataacgaAAGAGTTGGTTGATAAAATTGTCATACACATAGTGAACAATCGCTTGACAAACAGTAAgataattttacatcaatatttaaatatattttactttctataataattaatagattttacGTGCCAAATGACATTTAtgttatgttaaatatagTATGTCATGCACATGTCACGAAGtacttttgcatattatttgatttacatttaacaatttttttcgaaattacttttatgaaaattttttatagtatatattatatatatttcttgcaaatttttttcttgcatattATCTCGTTGctttgatatacatatatttacatattttttttatatattgaattatcataaattggtAATAATGGTAATTATGGTAATGCGGATAAGtatgtaataatgtaaattttagaatttcactataaagatagaaaatttatatttaaataacagataaaaaaaattgtaaaagcgATTAAAATACATGGCGTTATCGAATCAACTTTTTGTCTCGCTCCTAGCTGACTAGAGAAATCGATTGAAGCTTTGCCTATTCACAAAGCTCTGATCTGTGTTCAGCTTGGAAACATCGTGTGACATGAAAGAAACTTTTGTGACGTCAGTCCTCCCACCTAGCAAACTGTCACAATAGCCAATTGCATCGATTTTGTTGTACTTGCTGTGTGCTCGCAGAAACATCTATATTTTGGATTTCTGAAGCGAGCGCGTGGGTGACATATACGTCAGCCgactcttttatttatttatttattaataatatcttgtTCTGTTAATGAGAGCGGCAtcgtaaacattttaattttatacacgaTGAATAAATAGGCAAACACAGACCTATTTAcctatttatttaagaaaatgtcATGTAGAAACGaacttatgaaatataaaatttatcaaccaactttttcattatttaatttgttattcaaaTAACAAGAAACAGATATCAATTTGATATAGTAAATCTTCActctttttacatataataaaatttttgaaatgcgATAGCTCAAATGTTAATCGATGCAtcgattttgattttgattgtgcattttatattgttacacGATTTTTGTTCCGAGATTATTCGGTATcttcttttcttatattatattaaaacatttctgggtgtttctttttaaaattttttttattcttttgaatCAAATTTACAAAGAGCGCATTTATTATGAGACTAGAAAAATATCGGTACAAattctttttcagaaatataataagacaTTATTATTGGAAAGACATCTCAAAATGCAAACTCTTATATCATGCAAAAATGACAACTTTACGAGTCCGgcgataacaattttttaactagatctgaaatattgtaaaatactaaAGATCTATAAAACTATCCTAAATTGAGCTGTGACACAATCGTATAACTGCAAGTACGCAACTAAATAACGATTCTGTGACggtaaaaaaatagttttattcgACAACGTACATAACACAATTAATATTCTGCACGTTCAATCCGTAAACTATTCTTGAGAAGCGCTTTAAAAAGTACATGTTCAATCCGCCGAGTTATCGGGTTTACCACTTCTTCAACGGTGCCGAGTACGCGTATCCGCCATCAAGAACGTCGTGGGCGCCCAGTAGCGCGCCGCTGGATGCCAAACCGCTGCTGATGCCGGATATGCTGCCGCCGCTGACGATGGGGCCGCTCTGATATGAGACACCGCTGTCCAGAACCTGGTGTCCAAGTCCGCTGCTCAGAGTCGCTCCCGACAAGGTAGATCCGAGATGGCTGGCTCCCAAATCAACGTATTCGGGTCCGGATGAGTAAGCGTGTGTAAGGCCGTGCGAGAGGCCGTGCGAGAAGCCGTGCGAGAGGCCGTGCGAGAGGCCGTGCGAGAGGCCGTGCGAGAGGCCGCTCGTCGCGACGCCGAAGGTAGACGGTACGACGGACGAATGTACGACGCCGAAGGTCGAAGGTACGGTACCGAAGGTCGAAGGTACGACGCCGACGGACGACGGCACGGTGACGGGCACGTGTTTCGTGACGGACACCGGAACCGGCACCGGCTGAGGTACGGGCACCGCTACAGGTTGTGGCACGCGAACTTCAACGGGATGCGGAACTGCGACTGGGTATGGGCGATCGACCTTTACGGGCACATGGCGGGTGACTGGTACGGGTACCGGTTGCGGCACCGGGACCGGATAGGGACGATCCACCTTGACGGGCACGGGTTGCGGGACCGGCACGTGTTTGGTGACTTCGACGGGCACGGGATGCGGCACCGGGACCGGTACTTGAACTTCACGGTGAACGGTGAGACCGGTGATGCGCTCGGTCTTGGCGTGCGCCACGCTCGGCAGCACGCTGCCGTATCCGTATCCGTATCCGGACGCGAGAGATCCGTGAGCGAGGATCGGAGCGCCCGAGCTTAGGATCGGAGCGGCGGAATTGAGAAGGGCGCCGCTGCTGCCGAAAGTTCCGTAGGCAGCTCCATAGGGACTTCCGTAGGCAGCTCCGTAGGAAGCTCTATAGGGACCTCCGTAGGCAGCTCCGTAGGTAGCTCCGTAGGGACTTCCGTATTCCAGTCCAGACGCGTACGCGGAAGTTAAACTGTTACCCAGGGTGACTCCCGACCCGATTAATTTCGAGCCGAGTCCGAGTCCAGAGTATCCTGTCAGGCCTGAGAGTCCGAGTCCAGAATATCCTAAGCCATAACTTGCGAGACCAGCATCTCCCAATGCTCCCAAACTTCGTTTGGGGTGTTTTCCAATCTTATCCTGCTTCTTCGGGTCCTCGGTCAGGCCTGAGAGTCCGAGTTTAGAATCTCCTAAGCCATAACTTGCGAGATCAGCATCTCCCAACGCTCCCAAACTTCGTTTGGGGTGTTTTCCAATCTTATCCTGCTTCTTCGGGTCCTCGGTCAGGCCTGAGAGTCCGAGTCCAGAATCTTCTAAGCCATAACTTGCGAGATCAGCATCTCCCAACGCTCCCAAACTTCGTTTGGGGTTTTTTCTACTCTTGTCCAACTTCTTCGGGTCCTCGACCGGGCCCGCCAATACGGCGGTTGCCAACAGCAATAtctgaataattttgaaaatgagtGATGATTGCTATacgtttgaaaatattgcttaTAAAGATAGTTGCGTTGATAGATTACCGAGAATAGCgttaaattgattgaaaacTCGATTAAGTTTTATGCTGTTATCAAACTTTGTCGATATTACATTTTGCCGatacatattacattttgttaattacCCAATTAATGttggataattaaattttaaattattaattaattgaacaaTCACGAATAAATTGCTGTTTATCTGATATCTCTATTAATTCTCTATTATAGTTCTTTTAGCTCGTACGAATATGGAGAGCGTCATAATTATAACGCCATGGCTACAATGGTTACAATTTCATTTACAATGATAAAGCG
Above is a genomic segment from Linepithema humile isolate Giens D197 chromosome 6, Lhum_UNIL_v1.0, whole genome shotgun sequence containing:
- the LOC105678734 gene encoding uncharacterized protein, with amino-acid sequence MRSFAILLLATAVLAGPVEDPKKLDKSRKNPKRSLGALGDADLASYGLEDSGLGLSGLTEDPKKQDKIGKHPKRSLGALGDADLASYGLGDSKLGLSGLTEDPKKQDKIGKHPKRSLGALGDAGLASYGLGYSGLGLSGLTGYSGLGLGSKLIGSGVTLGNSLTSAYASGLEYGSPYGATYGAAYGGPYRASYGAAYGSPYGAAYGTFGSSGALLNSAAPILSSGAPILAHGSLASGYGYGYGSVLPSVAHAKTERITGLTVHREVQVPVPVPHPVPVEVTKHVPVPQPVPVKVDRPYPVPVPQPVPVPVTRHVPVKVDRPYPVAVPHPVEVRVPQPVAVPVPQPVPVPVSVTKHVPVTVPSSVGVVPSTFGTVPSTFGVVHSSVVPSTFGVATSGLSHGLSHGLSHGLSHGFSHGLSHGLTHAYSSGPEYVDLGASHLGSTLSGATLSSGLGHQVLDSGVSYQSGPIVSGGSISGISSGLASSGALLGAHDVLDGGYAYSAPLKKW